From one Tsukamurella tyrosinosolvens genomic stretch:
- a CDS encoding peptidoglycan D,D-transpeptidase FtsI family protein: MTRSQRPPTKTRPTARSGAPQRGAAAPKAGHQSARARVKGGRAPEVSTAFTGRVRIGGWVIVAVFTVIAVWLGVVQFVQAPSLSAKAESQRQVKEVLPAVRGSITDRAGQPIAFTMEAKSLTLQPVAVRKQIQEKYDKDVELVKEGGDAAKGVTPVGVDDRLQQIAKKIVSVLGDSVNEQKLLEQMRGNDTFVYLARGVDPAKASAITDEYSEVGAERQSIRNYPGGSLAANIVGTTGFEGQGLIGLESSLDSILAGTDGSRTYDRGSDGAVIPGSTRDIHPAANGARVVLTLDNDVQFFVQQAVAQAKAKSGAKSVQAVVLDSKTGQVLAMGVDNTFNPSHGMNNQPDSARTGNLAVTTPFEPGSVNKLITAVAAIDGGKTKPDEVLQVPGQIRMAGVTVKDAWAHGTEPYTTTGVFGKSSNVGTLMLAQRVGENAFADYVDRFGLGRSTGVGLPGESGGAVPARNQWSGGTFANLPIGQGLSMTVLQMAGMYQALANDGVRIPPRIIKEVDGAANPASGAEPVRVMSSETARTVLDMFRAALQRDPMGYQQGTGAPGSVEGYQISGKTGTAQQVDPVTKAYSNSLYNITFAGVAPTNDPRFVIGLMMDAPTRSSDGTGGQSAAPLFHDIASFLLQKYGVPLSPPSKPLTLVAGK, translated from the coding sequence GTGACGCGCTCGCAGCGTCCGCCGACGAAGACGCGGCCCACGGCCCGCTCCGGGGCGCCGCAGCGCGGTGCCGCGGCCCCCAAGGCCGGCCACCAGTCGGCCCGCGCCCGCGTCAAGGGCGGCCGCGCCCCCGAGGTCTCCACGGCCTTCACCGGCCGCGTCCGCATCGGCGGCTGGGTGATCGTCGCGGTCTTCACCGTCATCGCCGTGTGGCTCGGCGTCGTCCAGTTCGTGCAGGCCCCGAGCCTGTCCGCGAAGGCCGAGAGCCAGCGCCAGGTCAAGGAGGTGCTGCCGGCCGTCCGCGGCTCGATCACCGACCGCGCGGGGCAGCCGATCGCCTTCACCATGGAGGCCAAGTCGCTGACCCTGCAGCCCGTCGCGGTGCGCAAGCAGATCCAGGAGAAGTACGACAAGGACGTCGAGCTGGTCAAGGAGGGCGGCGACGCCGCGAAGGGCGTGACGCCCGTCGGCGTCGACGACCGCCTGCAGCAGATCGCCAAGAAGATCGTCTCCGTCCTCGGCGACTCCGTGAACGAGCAGAAGCTGCTCGAGCAGATGCGCGGCAACGACACCTTCGTCTACCTGGCCCGTGGGGTCGACCCGGCCAAGGCCTCGGCGATCACCGACGAGTACTCCGAGGTGGGCGCCGAGCGGCAGTCGATCCGCAACTACCCGGGCGGCTCGCTCGCGGCGAACATCGTGGGCACCACCGGCTTCGAGGGGCAGGGGCTCATCGGCCTCGAGTCCTCGCTGGACTCGATCCTCGCCGGCACGGACGGCTCGCGCACGTACGACCGCGGCTCCGACGGCGCCGTCATCCCCGGCAGCACCCGCGACATCCACCCCGCCGCCAACGGCGCCCGCGTCGTGCTCACGCTCGACAACGACGTGCAGTTCTTCGTCCAGCAGGCCGTCGCGCAGGCGAAGGCCAAGTCGGGCGCGAAGAGCGTGCAGGCCGTCGTGCTCGACTCCAAGACCGGCCAGGTGCTGGCGATGGGCGTCGACAACACCTTCAACCCGTCGCACGGGATGAACAATCAGCCGGACTCGGCGCGCACCGGCAACCTCGCGGTGACCACCCCCTTCGAGCCGGGCTCGGTGAACAAGCTGATCACCGCCGTGGCCGCGATCGACGGCGGCAAGACCAAGCCCGACGAGGTGCTGCAGGTCCCCGGCCAGATCCGCATGGCCGGCGTCACCGTCAAGGACGCCTGGGCGCACGGCACCGAGCCGTACACCACCACCGGCGTCTTCGGTAAGTCCTCCAACGTCGGCACCCTGATGCTCGCGCAGCGCGTGGGGGAGAACGCCTTCGCCGACTACGTCGACCGCTTCGGCCTCGGGCGCTCCACCGGTGTGGGCCTGCCCGGCGAGTCCGGCGGCGCCGTGCCCGCCCGCAACCAGTGGTCGGGCGGCACCTTCGCCAACCTGCCGATCGGTCAGGGCCTGTCGATGACGGTGCTGCAGATGGCCGGCATGTACCAGGCCCTCGCCAACGACGGGGTCCGGATCCCGCCGCGCATCATCAAGGAGGTCGACGGTGCCGCCAACCCCGCGTCCGGCGCCGAGCCGGTCCGCGTGATGAGCTCGGAGACCGCCCGCACGGTGCTCGACATGTTCCGCGCGGCGCTGCAGCGCGACCCGATGGGGTACCAGCAGGGCACCGGCGCGCCGGGCTCCGTCGAGGGCTACCAGATCAGCGGCAAGACCGGCACCGCGCAGCAGGTCGACCCGGTGACCAAGGCGTACTCCAACTCGCTGTACAACATCACCTTCGCCGGCGTCGCGCCCACGAACGATCCGCGCTTCGTCATCGGCCTGATGATGGACGCGCCCACCCGGAGCTCCGACGGCACCGGCGGCCAGTCCGCGGCGCCGCTGTTCCACGACATCGCCTCGTTCCTGCTGCAGAAGTACGGCGTCCCGCTCTCGCCGCCGTCGAAGCCGCTGACGCTGGTGGCCGGTAAGTAG
- the mraY gene encoding phospho-N-acetylmuramoyl-pentapeptide-transferase: protein MIQILFAGGISLAVAILLTPVLIRVFSRQGFGQEIRVEGPQSHQKKRGTPSMGGVAIVVALWAGYLGAHLLGWNSGPGPSASGLLVLGLATSLAIVGFLDDFIKVRKQRNLGLNKTAKTVGQTVAALIFGVLVLQFPNADGVRPASEFLSYTRDINTISMGAIVFVIFCWFVVSAWSNAVNFTDGLDGLAAGSMAMVLGSYVLISFWQFRYACETKQVAGCYDVRDPLDLALIAVAAGGACLGFLWWNAAPAKIFMGDTGSLMLGGLLAGLSITTRTELLAVVLGALFVAEMVSVVIQIAVFRSTGRRVFRMAPFHHHFELSGWAETTVIIRFWLLTAISCGLGLVLFYAEFLGSGAVG, encoded by the coding sequence GTGATCCAGATCCTGTTCGCGGGCGGCATCTCGCTGGCCGTGGCGATCCTGCTCACGCCCGTCCTGATCCGGGTCTTCTCCCGGCAGGGCTTCGGTCAGGAGATCCGCGTCGAGGGGCCGCAGAGCCACCAGAAGAAGCGCGGCACCCCGTCGATGGGCGGCGTCGCGATCGTCGTGGCCCTGTGGGCCGGCTACCTCGGCGCGCACCTGCTGGGCTGGAACTCCGGCCCCGGCCCCAGCGCCTCGGGCCTGCTGGTGCTCGGCCTCGCGACCTCGCTCGCGATCGTCGGCTTCCTCGACGACTTCATCAAGGTGCGCAAGCAGCGCAACCTGGGCCTCAACAAGACCGCGAAGACCGTCGGCCAGACCGTGGCCGCCCTGATCTTCGGCGTGCTCGTGCTGCAGTTCCCCAACGCCGACGGGGTGCGCCCGGCCAGCGAGTTCCTCAGCTACACGCGCGACATCAATACCATCTCGATGGGCGCGATCGTGTTCGTGATCTTCTGCTGGTTCGTCGTCTCCGCCTGGTCGAACGCGGTGAACTTCACCGACGGCCTGGACGGCCTCGCCGCCGGCTCCATGGCGATGGTGCTGGGCAGTTACGTCCTGATCAGCTTCTGGCAGTTCCGCTACGCCTGCGAGACCAAGCAGGTCGCCGGCTGCTACGACGTGCGCGACCCGCTCGACCTCGCGCTCATCGCGGTCGCCGCGGGCGGTGCCTGCCTCGGCTTCCTGTGGTGGAACGCCGCGCCCGCGAAGATCTTCATGGGCGACACCGGCTCGCTCATGCTGGGCGGCCTCCTGGCGGGCCTGTCGATCACCACCCGCACCGAGCTGCTCGCCGTCGTGCTGGGCGCGCTGTTCGTCGCCGAGATGGTCTCGGTGGTCATCCAGATCGCCGTCTTCCGCTCGACGGGCCGCCGGGTCTTCCGGATGGCGCCCTTCCATCACCACTTCGAGCTGTCCGGGTGGGCCGAAACCACGGTGATCATCCGGTTCTGGCTCCTCACAGCCATCTCCTGCGGCCTCGGCCTCGTGCTGTTCTACGCCGAGTTCCTCGGCTCGGGCGCGGTCGGCTAG
- the murD gene encoding UDP-N-acetylmuramoyl-L-alanine--D-glutamate ligase, whose product MATIPGPGAHVLVAGGGVTGPAVARALLRLGAVVTVADGKPAAREKIAGEVPGIVVADLDGHDPSGYDLVVVAPGFRPTAPVVVAAEAAGVEVIGDVELAWRIDRSGAFGAPRDWLVVTGTNGKTTTTQMLESILLHAGVRAVACGNIGRPVIDAIGDDADPRVLAVELSSFQLHWAPSVRPRAGVVLNVAEDHLDWHGSMAAYTADKARALSGELAVIGLDDPVASGLRGEVTVGFTTGTPGPGEYGVREGVLVDGAGAPVLPADAVSPPGPAGIADGLAATALAQAVGVTAAQAGEALAAFRVGAHRAEPVATVRGITYIDDSKATNPHAALNSIEAHERVVWVAGGQLKGADIAPLVQRVAPRLVGAVLLGLDRDEIAGSLARHAPDVPVVRVSSGEHSPVSPMTNDANRSVGTTGAGDVRVSGDADAVMAAVVAEASRIAEAAAHDGAAPVVLLAPAAASLDMFTSYGHRGDAFAASARALGDAS is encoded by the coding sequence ATGGCGACGATCCCCGGCCCCGGCGCGCACGTCCTCGTCGCGGGCGGGGGTGTCACCGGCCCGGCCGTCGCCCGGGCCCTGCTCCGGCTCGGGGCCGTGGTCACCGTCGCCGACGGCAAGCCCGCGGCGCGGGAGAAGATCGCCGGCGAGGTGCCGGGCATCGTCGTCGCCGATCTCGACGGACACGACCCGTCCGGCTACGACCTCGTCGTGGTCGCGCCCGGCTTCCGGCCCACCGCACCCGTCGTCGTGGCCGCCGAGGCCGCCGGCGTCGAGGTGATCGGCGACGTCGAACTGGCCTGGCGCATCGACCGCTCCGGCGCCTTCGGCGCGCCCCGCGACTGGCTCGTGGTCACCGGCACCAACGGCAAGACCACCACCACCCAGATGCTCGAGTCGATCCTGCTGCACGCCGGCGTGCGCGCGGTGGCCTGCGGCAACATCGGCCGCCCGGTGATCGACGCGATCGGCGACGACGCCGACCCGCGCGTCCTCGCCGTCGAGCTGTCCTCCTTCCAGCTGCACTGGGCCCCGTCGGTGCGCCCGCGCGCCGGGGTCGTGCTCAACGTCGCCGAGGATCACCTCGACTGGCACGGCTCCATGGCCGCGTACACCGCCGACAAGGCGCGCGCCCTGTCCGGCGAGCTCGCCGTCATCGGCCTCGACGATCCCGTGGCCTCGGGCCTGCGCGGGGAGGTCACCGTCGGGTTCACCACGGGCACGCCCGGGCCGGGCGAGTACGGCGTGCGCGAGGGCGTCCTGGTCGACGGTGCCGGCGCCCCCGTCCTCCCCGCCGACGCGGTTTCGCCGCCCGGGCCCGCCGGGATCGCGGACGGCCTAGCCGCGACCGCGCTCGCGCAGGCCGTCGGCGTGACCGCCGCGCAGGCGGGGGAGGCCCTCGCCGCGTTCCGGGTGGGCGCGCACCGCGCAGAGCCCGTCGCGACGGTGCGCGGCATCACGTACATCGACGATTCCAAGGCGACCAACCCGCACGCCGCGCTCAACTCGATCGAGGCGCACGAGCGCGTGGTGTGGGTCGCGGGTGGCCAGCTCAAGGGCGCGGACATCGCGCCGCTCGTGCAGCGCGTGGCGCCGCGGCTCGTGGGCGCGGTGCTCCTCGGGCTGGATCGAGACGAAATCGCGGGTTCACTGGCGCGACACGCGCCGGATGTCCCCGTGGTTCGGGTGTCCTCGGGCGAACATAGTCCTGTGTCTCCTATGACTAATGATGCGAATCGTTCTGTAGGGACGACTGGGGCTGGCGATGTGCGAGTGTCCGGCGATGCGGATGCGGTGATGGCCGCCGTCGTCGCCGAGGCCTCCCGGATCGCCGAAGCCGCAGCGCACGACGGTGCCGCCCCCGTCGTGCTGCTCGCGCCCGCCGCGGCCTCGCTCGACATGTTCACCTCGTACGGGCACCGCGGCGACGCCTTCGCGGCCTCCGCCCGTGCGCTCGGAGACGCCTCGTGA
- the murG gene encoding undecaprenyldiphospho-muramoylpentapeptide beta-N-acetylglucosaminyltransferase, producing the protein MVSSSRAVSVVVAGGGTAGHIEPALAVADAVRALRPDAEVTALGTPKGLEGRLVPERGYPLAMIPPVPLPRKPGKDLAKLPFTLAGAVRRTRTVLRETGADVVVGFGGYVALPAYLAARSMGVPIVIHEANASAGVANKVGAKLATKVFAAVPGSGVPAEVVGIPVRASITGLDRAALRAEARAHFGLPADGPVVLVFGGSQGAVRLNDGVVGAARDLADAGIGVLHAYGPKNSVDVDVPGYVAVPYLSRMDLAYAAADLAVCRSGAMTVAEVAAVGLPAVYVPLAHGNGEQALNAQPVVAAGGGLLVDDAAFTPELVRETVVPLAGDAERLAAMSAAAGGTGHRDAAGTVAAAALALAQERRTR; encoded by the coding sequence GTGGTGAGTTCTTCTCGAGCGGTTTCGGTGGTGGTGGCCGGTGGCGGCACCGCAGGACACATCGAACCCGCCCTGGCGGTGGCCGACGCCGTCCGGGCACTGCGCCCCGACGCCGAGGTCACCGCTCTCGGCACGCCGAAGGGGCTCGAGGGCCGCCTCGTCCCGGAGCGCGGCTACCCGCTCGCCATGATCCCGCCGGTCCCGCTGCCGCGGAAGCCCGGCAAGGACCTGGCGAAGCTGCCCTTCACGCTCGCCGGCGCGGTCCGCCGCACCCGGACGGTGCTCCGCGAGACGGGCGCCGACGTCGTCGTCGGTTTCGGCGGCTACGTCGCGCTGCCCGCGTACCTCGCCGCGCGCAGCATGGGCGTGCCCATCGTGATCCACGAGGCCAACGCCAGCGCGGGCGTCGCGAACAAGGTCGGCGCGAAGCTCGCCACCAAGGTCTTCGCTGCGGTCCCCGGTTCCGGCGTGCCCGCCGAAGTGGTCGGCATCCCCGTCCGCGCCTCCATCACCGGGCTCGACCGCGCGGCCCTGCGCGCCGAGGCCCGGGCCCACTTCGGGCTCCCCGCCGACGGGCCCGTCGTGCTCGTCTTCGGCGGCAGCCAGGGCGCGGTCCGCCTCAACGACGGCGTCGTCGGCGCCGCCCGGGACCTCGCCGACGCCGGCATCGGCGTGCTGCACGCCTACGGCCCCAAGAACTCCGTCGACGTCGACGTGCCCGGCTACGTCGCCGTCCCCTACCTGTCCCGTATGGACCTCGCCTACGCCGCCGCCGATCTGGCCGTGTGCCGGTCGGGGGCGATGACGGTGGCGGAGGTCGCCGCCGTCGGGCTGCCCGCGGTCTACGTGCCCCTCGCGCACGGCAACGGCGAGCAGGCCCTCAACGCGCAGCCGGTCGTCGCCGCGGGCGGGGGACTGCTCGTCGACGACGCCGCCTTCACCCCGGAACTCGTGCGCGAGACCGTCGTCCCGCTCGCGGGCGACGCCGAGCGGCTCGCCGCCATGAGCGCCGCGGCCGGCGGCACCGGGCATCGCGACGCGGCGGGCACCGTCGCGGCGGCGGCGCTGGCACTGGCACAGGAGAGGCGGACGCGGTGA
- a CDS encoding UDP-N-acetylmuramoyl-L-alanyl-D-glutamate--2,6-diaminopimelate ligase, protein MPESTLTRPAHPRGATPAEVAAQVPGVTVAGADAGDLRLTGATVRAQDARPGDLFCAVPGTATHGARFAAGAIEAGAVAVLTDPDGAALLAEDGHDVPVLLHDDPRRVLGPVAAVVYGAPSTRMTLVGITGTSGKTTTSYLVEAALAAGGNPTGLIGTVGTRIAGVDVPTTLTTPEGSALQGLFASMVERGVTAAVMEVSSHALAQNRAGGTRFAVGAFTNLSQDHLDYHPTMEDYFAAKSLLFLGPGACERAVICVDDEWGQRMAELRRAADLPLVTVATTGPADWTAGEVAAYSDGTQRFTLSGPDGQTFSAVVGLPGAYNVANAALALVIAHEAGIPLADAARGIGAVAVPGRVQRIDRGQDFLAVVDYAHKPAALDAVIATLRGQTAGRIAVVVGAGGDRDRGKRPLMGEAAASAAELVIVTDDNPRTEDPAAIRAAVVAGARAVSGGGEVREIGDRRAAIVEAVNWARTGDVVLIAGKGHEAGQEINGVKHPFDDRDELAAALEARA, encoded by the coding sequence GTGCCCGAATCGACTCTCACACGCCCCGCCCACCCCCGCGGAGCCACGCCGGCCGAGGTCGCGGCGCAGGTCCCGGGCGTCACCGTCGCGGGTGCCGACGCCGGCGACCTCCGGCTGACCGGGGCCACCGTCCGCGCCCAGGACGCGCGTCCCGGCGACCTGTTCTGCGCCGTCCCCGGCACCGCGACGCACGGCGCGCGGTTCGCCGCCGGCGCGATCGAGGCGGGGGCTGTCGCGGTCCTCACCGATCCCGACGGTGCCGCCCTCCTCGCCGAGGACGGCCACGACGTCCCCGTCCTGCTGCACGACGACCCGCGCCGCGTCCTCGGCCCCGTCGCGGCCGTCGTCTACGGCGCACCGTCGACCCGGATGACGCTCGTCGGCATCACCGGCACCTCCGGCAAGACCACCACCAGCTACCTGGTCGAGGCGGCGCTCGCCGCGGGCGGCAATCCGACGGGCCTGATCGGCACCGTCGGCACCCGCATCGCCGGCGTCGACGTTCCGACCACGCTGACCACGCCCGAGGGCTCCGCCCTGCAGGGGCTGTTCGCGTCGATGGTCGAGCGCGGCGTGACCGCCGCCGTCATGGAGGTCAGCTCGCACGCGCTCGCCCAGAACCGGGCGGGCGGCACCCGGTTCGCCGTCGGCGCGTTCACGAACCTGAGCCAGGACCACCTCGACTACCACCCGACGATGGAGGACTACTTCGCCGCGAAGTCGCTGCTCTTCCTCGGGCCGGGGGCCTGCGAGCGCGCGGTGATCTGCGTCGACGACGAGTGGGGCCAGCGGATGGCCGAGCTGCGCCGCGCGGCCGATCTGCCGCTGGTGACCGTCGCGACCACCGGGCCCGCCGACTGGACCGCGGGCGAGGTGGCCGCGTACTCGGACGGCACCCAGCGGTTCACCCTCAGCGGGCCCGACGGCCAGACCTTCTCCGCCGTCGTCGGCCTGCCCGGGGCCTACAACGTCGCCAACGCTGCGCTGGCGCTCGTCATCGCCCACGAGGCGGGCATCCCGCTCGCGGACGCGGCCCGCGGCATCGGCGCCGTCGCCGTGCCCGGCCGGGTGCAGCGCATCGACCGCGGCCAGGACTTCCTCGCCGTCGTGGACTACGCCCACAAGCCGGCCGCGCTCGACGCGGTGATCGCGACGCTGCGCGGCCAGACCGCCGGCCGCATCGCCGTGGTCGTCGGCGCGGGCGGCGACCGCGACCGCGGCAAGCGCCCGCTCATGGGCGAGGCCGCGGCGAGCGCCGCCGAACTGGTGATCGTCACCGACGACAACCCCCGCACCGAGGACCCCGCCGCGATCCGCGCCGCCGTGGTCGCGGGCGCGCGTGCCGTGTCCGGCGGTGGCGAGGTCCGCGAGATCGGCGACCGCCGCGCCGCCATCGTCGAAGCCGTGAACTGGGCCCGCACCGGCGACGTCGTGCTCATCGCCGGCAAGGGCCACGAGGCCGGCCAGGAGATCAACGGCGTCAAGCACCCCTTCGACGACCGCGACGAGCTCGCGGCCGCCCTGGAGGCGCGCGCATGA
- a CDS encoding UDP-N-acetylmuramoyl-tripeptide--D-alanyl-D-alanine ligase has translation MIDLTLREVAAIVGGTLHDVPDPEARVTGTVEFDSREIGPGGLFLALPGARVDGHDFAATAIDKGAVAVLGARPVGVPAIVVPVSGETDNRVMALENDTDGAGAAVLTALGDLAAHCTKTLAADGLTVVGVTGSAGKTSTKDLIAAVLRPLGETVAPPGSFNNEIGHPWTALRATASTRFLVLEMSARGEGHIAALAKVAPPRIGVELNVGTAHLGEFGSREAIARAKGELVEALPAEGVAVLNADDAAVAAMASRTGARVVFYGTGEAEIAAEDVRIDAQARATFTLRTPAGTAPVALKVHGEHQVHNALAAAAVGLECGATVAQVAEALSGAGAASPRRMDVFTTDDGVTVVNDTYNANPDAMRAALRSLVLMSEHDEAGERLPGRERRRTFAVLGEMGELGDESIVEHDRLGRFLVRLDITSTICVGTSRAVHALWQGAVMEGSWGSEAVRVDTRAEAVDRLREELRPGDLVLVKASKSEKMWEVAEHLGTASAVNNENGESPK, from the coding sequence ATGATCGACCTGACCCTGCGTGAGGTCGCCGCGATCGTCGGCGGCACCCTGCACGACGTGCCCGACCCCGAGGCGAGGGTCACCGGCACCGTCGAGTTCGACTCCCGCGAGATCGGCCCCGGCGGCCTGTTCCTCGCATTGCCCGGCGCCCGCGTCGACGGCCACGACTTCGCCGCGACGGCGATCGACAAGGGCGCGGTCGCCGTGCTGGGTGCCCGCCCCGTCGGCGTCCCCGCGATCGTCGTGCCCGTCTCCGGCGAGACCGACAACCGCGTTATGGCGCTGGAGAACGACACCGACGGCGCGGGCGCCGCGGTGCTCACGGCGCTGGGCGACCTGGCGGCGCACTGCACGAAGACCCTGGCCGCGGACGGTCTGACGGTCGTCGGCGTCACCGGCTCGGCCGGCAAGACGTCGACGAAGGATCTCATCGCCGCCGTGCTCCGGCCGCTCGGCGAGACCGTGGCACCTCCCGGCTCCTTCAACAACGAGATCGGCCACCCGTGGACCGCGCTGCGCGCGACCGCGTCGACGAGGTTCCTCGTGCTGGAGATGTCGGCCCGCGGCGAGGGCCACATCGCGGCGCTGGCGAAGGTCGCGCCGCCGCGCATCGGGGTCGAGCTCAACGTGGGCACGGCCCACCTAGGGGAGTTCGGGTCCCGCGAGGCCATCGCCCGCGCGAAGGGCGAGCTGGTCGAGGCGCTGCCCGCGGAGGGCGTCGCCGTGCTCAACGCCGACGACGCCGCGGTGGCCGCGATGGCCTCCCGGACCGGCGCGCGCGTGGTGTTCTACGGAACGGGTGAGGCCGAGATCGCGGCGGAGGACGTGCGCATCGACGCGCAGGCCCGCGCGACCTTCACCCTGCGCACCCCGGCGGGCACCGCGCCCGTGGCGCTCAAGGTCCACGGCGAGCACCAGGTGCACAATGCATTGGCCGCCGCGGCGGTCGGCCTCGAGTGCGGCGCGACGGTCGCGCAGGTCGCCGAGGCGCTGTCCGGCGCCGGCGCCGCCTCGCCGCGCCGGATGGACGTCTTCACCACCGACGACGGCGTCACCGTCGTCAACGACACGTACAACGCGAACCCCGACGCGATGCGGGCCGCGCTCCGCAGCCTCGTGCTCATGTCCGAGCACGACGAGGCGGGGGAGCGGCTGCCCGGCCGCGAGCGGCGCCGCACCTTCGCGGTGCTCGGCGAGATGGGCGAGCTGGGCGACGAGTCGATCGTCGAACACGACCGCCTCGGCCGGTTCCTCGTGCGGCTCGACATCACCTCGACGATCTGCGTCGGCACCTCCCGCGCCGTCCACGCCCTGTGGCAGGGCGCCGTGATGGAGGGCTCGTGGGGCAGCGAGGCCGTGCGGGTGGACACCCGCGCGGAGGCCGTGGACCGGCTCCGCGAGGAGCTCCGGCCGGGCGACCTCGTTTTGGTCAAGGCGTCGAAGTCCGAGAAGATGTGGGAGGTCGCCGAGCACCTGGGCACGGCGAGCGCGGTCAACAACGAGAACGGGGAGTCACCGAAGTGA
- the ftsW gene encoding putative lipid II flippase FtsW: MNRAGKAAAASDTDSDLAPGGVNAPESTEFDAQPQDGDGPATGSRGAAGARAASTARTGADVARTGASLLRGGAVGLATALRRPLASFHLVLGLTAVLTVMGLIMVLSASSVEDISATGSPWGKFTSQLIYVSLGVVAFVFALYLRPALLRRVALGGVLVSIALLAAVLVPGVGTMVGGARRWIDVGGFTLQPSEIAKVALIVWGAHLLADRGRKGNIKELLLPLGPVVVLMAALVVAEPNQSTAMIIVAVGAMLLYYAGLSSKLIASLLVVFALLGIFFALAEGYRSARVQAWLGRTDDALGANYQSNQARYSLADGGLFGVGLGNSTAKWSYLPNAHNDFIFAIIGEELGYLGAGVVILMFGILTWVGMRIARRVADPFLRLMAASITTLVALQAIINMGYVVGLLPVTGIQLPLLSAGGNSVILVLFMMGLLANAARHEPEAIAALAGGREGRTGRLLRLPKPLPYIPPRPERPAGRGPAPRQGRPAPARRGPSQPAAPSPYDRHPYGDESLGRRRAPRRDLPPMRPQGRGGDPWRGERAGQQRNAPQQRRRGQEKGRRAW; the protein is encoded by the coding sequence GTGAACCGCGCCGGCAAGGCCGCCGCCGCTTCCGACACCGATTCCGATCTCGCCCCCGGCGGCGTCAACGCCCCGGAGAGTACCGAGTTCGACGCGCAGCCCCAGGACGGCGACGGGCCGGCGACGGGCTCGCGCGGCGCGGCGGGTGCCCGTGCGGCATCCACGGCGCGCACCGGCGCGGACGTCGCCCGCACCGGCGCCTCCCTGCTGCGGGGCGGCGCCGTCGGGCTCGCGACGGCCCTGCGCCGCCCGCTCGCGTCCTTCCACCTGGTGCTCGGCCTCACCGCCGTTCTCACCGTGATGGGCCTGATCATGGTGCTCTCGGCCTCGTCGGTCGAGGACATCAGTGCCACCGGCTCGCCGTGGGGCAAGTTCACCAGCCAGCTGATCTACGTCAGCCTCGGCGTGGTCGCGTTCGTCTTCGCCCTGTACCTGCGCCCCGCGCTGCTGCGCCGGGTGGCGCTCGGCGGCGTCCTCGTCTCCATCGCGCTCCTCGCGGCCGTCCTCGTGCCCGGCGTCGGCACCATGGTCGGCGGCGCGCGCCGCTGGATCGACGTGGGCGGCTTCACGCTGCAGCCCTCGGAGATCGCCAAGGTCGCGCTCATCGTCTGGGGCGCGCACCTGCTCGCGGACCGCGGCCGCAAGGGCAACATCAAGGAACTGCTGCTGCCGCTCGGCCCCGTCGTGGTGCTCATGGCGGCTCTCGTCGTCGCCGAGCCCAACCAGTCGACGGCCATGATCATCGTCGCCGTCGGCGCGATGCTGCTGTACTACGCCGGGCTGTCCTCGAAGCTCATCGCCTCGCTGCTGGTGGTCTTCGCCCTGCTCGGCATCTTCTTCGCGCTCGCGGAGGGCTACCGCTCGGCCCGCGTGCAGGCCTGGCTCGGCCGCACCGACGACGCCCTCGGCGCCAACTACCAGTCGAACCAGGCGCGGTACTCGCTCGCCGACGGCGGCCTGTTCGGCGTGGGCCTGGGCAACTCGACGGCCAAGTGGAGCTACCTGCCGAACGCGCACAACGACTTCATCTTCGCGATCATCGGCGAGGAGCTGGGCTACCTCGGCGCCGGCGTGGTCATCCTCATGTTCGGCATCCTCACCTGGGTGGGCATGCGGATCGCGCGCCGCGTCGCCGATCCCTTCCTGCGCCTCATGGCCGCTTCGATCACCACGCTCGTCGCGCTGCAGGCGATCATCAACATGGGCTACGTCGTGGGGCTGCTGCCCGTGACCGGCATCCAGCTGCCCCTGCTCTCCGCGGGCGGCAACTCGGTGATCCTCGTGCTGTTCATGATGGGGCTGCTCGCGAACGCCGCCCGGCACGAGCCGGAGGCGATCGCCGCGCTGGCCGGCGGCCGCGAGGGCCGCACCGGCCGGCTGCTGCGCCTGCCCAAGCCGCTGCCCTACATCCCGCCCCGCCCCGAGCGTCCCGCAGGCCGCGGGCCCGCCCCGCGGCAGGGCCGCCCGGCGCCCGCACGACGTGGGCCTTCGCAACCCGCGGCACCGTCGCCGTACGATCGACACCCGTACGGTGACGAGAGCCTGGGCCGACGCCGGGCACCCCGTCGGGACCTCCCGCCGATGCGGCCGCAGGGCCGCGGCGGGGATCCCTGGCGGGGCGAGCGCGCCGGACAGCAGCGGAACGCGCCGCAGCAGCGGCGCCGAGGACAGGAAAAGGGCAGACGGGCGTGGTGA